In one window of Phycisphaerae bacterium DNA:
- a CDS encoding DUF1320 family protein: protein MPTYATQADLEQFFSAANVADWADKDRDGALGPAEQAGIETALVAAEGIVDGYLARAGYAAPFAADAFAELPARVQSQLRQWTVTVAGFHIYAWRGLRDRANAMEALYARTLAQLQDLGRGTLLAGVARAGRVSAGTGRTVGQATDDLSHLRGDGWDW from the coding sequence ATGCCCACCTACGCCACGCAAGCCGACCTGGAGCAGTTCTTCTCGGCGGCCAACGTCGCCGACTGGGCGGACAAGGACCGCGACGGCGCGCTCGGCCCCGCTGAGCAGGCGGGGATCGAGACGGCCCTGGTCGCAGCGGAGGGGATCGTCGACGGCTACCTGGCCCGCGCCGGCTACGCCGCGCCGTTCGCCGCCGATGCATTCGCGGAACTTCCCGCGCGGGTGCAAAGCCAGCTTCGCCAGTGGACGGTGACGGTGGCGGGGTTCCACATCTACGCGTGGCGCGGCCTGCGCGACCGGGCCAACGCGATGGAGGCCCTGTACGCCAGAACGCTGGCCCAGCTTCAGGATTTGGGGCGCGGCACGCTGCTGGCGGGCGTGGCGCGAGCCGGCCGCGTCAGCGCGGGCACGGGCCGCACGGTCGGCCAAGCGACCGACGACCTGAGCCATCTGCGCGGCGACGGCTGGGATTGGTGA